Below is a window of Paenibacillus bovis DNA.
GCGCGCATACAGCAAATGCAGTACCGCATGCTCGGCGCCGCCAATATACAGGTCAACCGGCATCCAGAAGTCCAATTTTTCTTTGGAGCACAGTTCGTCATTATTTTTCGGATCGATATAACGCAGATAGTACCAGCAGCTGCCTGCCCATTGTGGCATCGTATTGGTCTCGCGACGTGCTTTCATGCCTGTCTCCGGATCGATGGTGTTCACCCAGTCAGTCGCATTCGCCAGTGGTGATTCTCCCGTACCGGATGGCTTGATTTCTTCCAGATCCGGCAGCAGCAGTGGCAGACTGTCTTCCGGTACCGGCTTGATCGTACCATCTTCCAGATGCAGGATTGGAATCGGCTCACCCCAGTAACGTTGACGGCTGAACAGCCAGTCACGCAGACGGTAGGTCGTTTTGCCTTCGCCTTTGCCGTTTTCCTCCAGCCACTGAATCATGGTGGAAATTGCTTCTTCCATCTGCATACCGTTCAGCATACCGGAATTTACGTGTTCACCTTCACCTGTGTAGGCTTCCTGCGTCACATCGCCGCCAGCAACCACTTCGACAATCGGCAGTTCGAACTTCTGCGCGAATTCCCAGTCGCGTGTATCATGAGCCGGAACTGCCATGATTGCACCGGTACCATAGGCAGCAAGTACATAATCGGCAATCCAGATCGGCAGTTTCTCCCCATTGGCCGGATTGACTGCATAAGCGCCTGTGAATACACCGCTCTTATCCTTGTTCAGGTCGGTACGTTCCAGATCACTCTTATGGGAAGCTTTTTCCTGATAAGCTTTGACTGCATCCTGTTGCTCGGCAGTTGTAATTTTTTCTACCAGCGGATGTTCAGGTGCCAGTACACAGTAAGTAGCTCCGAACAGGGTGTCCGGACGAGTTGTGAAGACACGAATCTCTTCTTCTGTTCCATCTACCTGGAAAGTAACTTCTGCACCTTTGGATTTGCCGATCCAGTTGCGCTGCATATCCTTGATGCTTTCTGCCCAGTCCAGTTCATCCAGATCTTCCAGCAGACGATCTGCATATTCGGTAATCTTCAGCATCCATTGACGCATCGGACGACGAATAACCGGATGACCGCCGCGCTCACTCTTGCCGTCGATAACTTCTTCGTTCGCCAGTACCGTACCCAGTGCCGGACACCAGTTGACCGGAATCTCGGCGATATAAGCCAGACCCTTGTTATACAGCTGGATAAAGATCCACTGGGTCCATTTATAATAATCCGGATCGGTTGTACTGATCTCGCGATCCCAGTCGTAGGAGAAACCGAGAGACTTGATCTGACGGCGGAAATTATTAATATTCTGAATGGTAAATTCACGCGGGTGACCGCCATTATCGATCGCATACTGCTCGGCCGGCAGACCGAATGCATCCCAGCCCATCGGATGGAGTACATTGTAGCCCTGCATACGCTTGTAGCGGGAAACGATATCTGTCGCTGTGTAGCCTTCCGGATGGCCTACGTGCAGACCGGCACCGGATGGATAAGGAAACATGTCCATCGCGTAAAATTTCGGTTTGCCCGGCTCCTCGGTCGTTTTGAATGTTTTGTGCTCATCCCAGTAGCCTTGCCACTTGGGTTCCAGTTCCTGCGGACGATAGCCCGGCTGGGACGTGTGTACTTCTGTCATAGTATTTCCTCCTCTAAATTAAGTATGGCTGTTCCGGTAATTCCATTATCATTATGCTGCGCTTGTTATCCGTCCGGACAATGCACTCTTGACGTCCGAAAGCAACAAAAAACCTCTCGTCTCCAGCGTATAATATCGCTAGGGACGAGAGGTTGAATCTCGCGGTACCACCCTAGTTAGCGAACAGGTATGCTTCACCATTCACTCACTTAGTTGCCTGATAACGGCAGGAAGCCGATGTGTTTGAGAATACATGGATATAGATCCGATTCACTGTACGGATCAATCCTGTAATTCCTGACACATATCTCCAAGGCGAGTTCACATCAGCATCATATCGGCTTGCACCAGCCGCCGACTCTCTATGTAATGCTTGCTGATATTACTATTCCTTTTCACTGAGTATTAAGTATGAACCAGTCAGCGATGGCTGTCCGGTTATAACAATGGTTTTATTGTAAAAAAGTTAGCCGGTAAAGTCAATGAAAGAAATATCCGGTGGTCAAAAAGAAATGCCAGCTGCACTATGCATAAACTATATATACTATAGCTGACTGATCTTCATATCACCGGAACTGGTGTTTACCTTTATATGCTGAAGAAGCTTGCCTGTCCCCCGCATACCGGTTATACGATGCTCGGATTTTTCCTGGAAGGTCATTCCTGGGATCTGGATATTTGCTGTTCCCGAGCTGCTTGTAAATTGTAACTGCAGCGAGTTGCTCGTAGCTGCGCTTTTGGCATTTACATCACCACTCGAAGTAGTGAGCTCTACATCCGATACAGGCTGCTTCTCGGTATAATCGATTTCACCGGATGAAGTTGTAATCTGTGTACGCTGACCGGATAGCTGTAAAGAATGAATAGTGCCACTGGTGGTTTCCCATTTGGAATCTGCTGCTTCATTGTGCTCTGCTGTAATATCGCCGCTGCTGGTCTGGATAATGGCGGTTCCGGCTACTTGCAAGCCGGAAATCTGCTGATCGCCGGAACTGGATTGCGTTGTTATCCTGTTAGCAGCAAGATCATGAAGCTTCATTTGACCGGACGAAGTCATAACTGTGATCTGATCCCACGTTTTCGATGGAATCTTTATTTTTAATGTCAAATTATCGATAGGATCTAACTGGATACCGAACATATTGTTCTGTGTCTCTACCTGGACATTCATAACGCCCTGTTCCGGTATCATCGTGAAAGAATAGTTTTCCTTGGAATCTGTATGCATATTCCCGTCCAGTGTGGCTGTAATCTGATCCTGCTCGCCAGGCAGCAGTTCAATATCTGTAGCAGAGGTACGAATGTTCAGACTATGGATAGAGGTGGAAGGCATCGATTTCTGTTCATGAACAGTGCTTTGTTGATTAAAATGAGTGTAACTCCAATAGCCGATAACGCATACTCCTACTATAATTATAGCTATACCTGTAGATAACGAACGTTTCATCCTTTTACTCTCCTCGCCAGTTGGCCTATATTATACAATATCTTTGCTTTCTACATTACGAATAGACAGATATGCAGACAGCAGCCCAACAGCAGCCAGACTAACCGGAACTGCTGTAATAGCGAACATGGAGAAATCATTGCTGGTGCCACCTGTAAGAGCAACAATCAATACAGCGGATACGAGTGTGGCAGGTACGGACTTGCGGCGCATTCCGATATATAGTGGAATCAGGCCTATCCCGGCAGAAGCCAGCGCACTGATCAGCACACTCCGCAGGTTACGCATAAATATATCGGAAGTCATCGGTTCAGCCAGAAAATGAACCGTCTGGTTCGTCAAATAAAAAAGACTTCCCATTACCGCGTTCGATACAAAGATGGTCGTAAACGTAAACATAGCAATGATCAACACTTTGGCAATCATCAATTTCTGCCTTTTGACAGGATACATAAACAGCACAGAAATCGATCCGGTCTTATACTCTTCCACAAACAGTCTGGCGATCAGAACAGCGGCGAATATGGTAAAAGTCGCCCTTACCAGGCTATCAATAATCATAAATGCCATATCATAGCTCTCAAAAGGAATATGACCGTCCTTGGTCTCCATGACATAGATCAATACCAGCAGTGCCAAAAAACAAAGGTTGGCGATAAGTACACCCTTTATGTAATGCCATAATTGATACTTTTTAATTTCCAGACGAAGTAACTTCAGCAT
It encodes the following:
- the leuS gene encoding leucine--tRNA ligase, whose protein sequence is MTEVHTSQPGYRPQELEPKWQGYWDEHKTFKTTEEPGKPKFYAMDMFPYPSGAGLHVGHPEGYTATDIVSRYKRMQGYNVLHPMGWDAFGLPAEQYAIDNGGHPREFTIQNINNFRRQIKSLGFSYDWDREISTTDPDYYKWTQWIFIQLYNKGLAYIAEIPVNWCPALGTVLANEEVIDGKSERGGHPVIRRPMRQWMLKITEYADRLLEDLDELDWAESIKDMQRNWIGKSKGAEVTFQVDGTEEEIRVFTTRPDTLFGATYCVLAPEHPLVEKITTAEQQDAVKAYQEKASHKSDLERTDLNKDKSGVFTGAYAVNPANGEKLPIWIADYVLAAYGTGAIMAVPAHDTRDWEFAQKFELPIVEVVAGGDVTQEAYTGEGEHVNSGMLNGMQMEEAISTMIQWLEENGKGEGKTTYRLRDWLFSRQRYWGEPIPILHLEDGTIKPVPEDSLPLLLPDLEEIKPSGTGESPLANATDWVNTIDPETGMKARRETNTMPQWAGSCWYYLRYIDPKNNDELCSKEKLDFWMPVDLYIGGAEHAVLHLLYARFWHKVLYDIGVVNTKEPFQKLINQGMILGTNNEKMSKSRGNVINPDDIVNEYGADTLRLYEMFMGPLEATKPWNENGVEGMHRFLARVWRLFINEEGTISSKIVDDGGDDNFKRTWHKTIKKVTEDMENLRFNTAISQLMIFINDAYKTDELPREAMENFIQLLSPLAPHIAEELWSRLGHDGGITYVEWPKYDEAWTTESEVEIVIQITGKIVQRVNVAKDMDAKAMEEFAMSLDAVKQAIEGKTVRKVIAVPGKLVNIVAN
- a CDS encoding DUF4097 family beta strand repeat-containing protein, whose amino-acid sequence is MKRSLSTGIAIIIVGVCVIGYWSYTHFNQQSTVHEQKSMPSTSIHSLNIRTSATDIELLPGEQDQITATLDGNMHTDSKENYSFTMIPEQGVMNVQVETQNNMFGIQLDPIDNLTLKIKIPSKTWDQITVMTSSGQMKLHDLAANRITTQSSSGDQQISGLQVAGTAIIQTSSGDITAEHNEAADSKWETTSGTIHSLQLSGQRTQITTSSGEIDYTEKQPVSDVELTTSSGDVNAKSAATSNSLQLQFTSSSGTANIQIPGMTFQEKSEHRITGMRGTGKLLQHIKVNTSSGDMKISQL
- a CDS encoding ABC transporter permease, whose protein sequence is MLKLLRLEIKKYQLWHYIKGVLIANLCFLALLVLIYVMETKDGHIPFESYDMAFMIIDSLVRATFTIFAAVLIARLFVEEYKTGSISVLFMYPVKRQKLMIAKVLIIAMFTFTTIFVSNAVMGSLFYLTNQTVHFLAEPMTSDIFMRNLRSVLISALASAGIGLIPLYIGMRRKSVPATLVSAVLIVALTGGTSNDFSMFAITAVPVSLAAVGLLSAYLSIRNVESKDIV